Proteins encoded by one window of Ignavibacteriales bacterium:
- the tssM gene encoding type VI secretion system membrane subunit TssM encodes MDSIIKILRSRNVIVALVIILLLAIAYFGGSIFGMSMVFRIGIGIFFIMVVIIFLLYNRMKEVQKAGKIEQSINASADANMQNLSPEKKAEIEQFKKQLEAAITSLKNSKIGKGKTGKAALYALPWYMIIGPSAAGKTTAIQNSGLEFPFGKEGFRGVGGTRNCDWFFSTKGIFLDTAGRYISQTEDRSEWLAFLDVLKKNRRKKPINGVIIALNVDEIINADKEQLNEHASNMRQRIDELIQNLGVNFPVYFIFTKCDLIQGFVEYFGDFSEIERSQIWGATFPSEQLNQNVKDLFEIEFNKLTEKLFEIRTIRLSGPLKREQRRKVFLFPFQYKSLQQKLTHLISEVFQHNPYQDNPIFRGFYFTSGTQEGVPLDLAIKQIAKQFNLPEPTKESTEDAEEIVETKNYFIKDLLNDVVIGDQNYIAGQTSGFTKKLNTLKLVVVISSILFLSLFSLFTYVGFSGSTNALDKISSTANTFKSINWNGNLLTNFKETENLRSTIENIENGNAVESFVSFGMDRSDRTKKLLENLYITKTEYFFNENIFKEIERVLNIFANGQDYSGEDIYNYLKAYMLLGNERIKLDTTEHKFLVNVFSKILESHYINPNTLASSTDKDSLKHLFRNYISFIVKRLNDKAVYPERNDNVLISLVRSRIQYQPNAENLYARLKQKGTNQFSNDLTLEQVIGGRFSSLMKTDLKIPHIFTADGWKNYMQEAIINESKNPGQEDWVMGDQQIKPTKELNSEDVRNELLLMYLNDYKQAWVQFLQSIQFGDFESVPLAANSLKILSDPVGSPLVLILKTFATQLQVIVDIQSPQDTTQNKKNSANSGSTNPNLAEINKYRKLILAPDGSASNDLNAIIAQYGNIGGVIESIKDAQDLTKDYAVKVLSQRAVELPTALQSIKGALFSTPALQGLFTDPVKLTWRAILSDASLYINEQWKTKVYDVFNKTMANSFPFKKSNNDVPIQDFKDFFKPQGGILWSFFNDELSSFINKERWKVNLWENEGINISNELLAAYKRADDISATLFKSGDLNISFKLKPQLPDSKPIVTPKPVVEQVYLNLDNVENYYKMGASFWTDYSWPGSKGTPTAKMNISIRGYGTSDSKAYDGEWSLFRLLNEASASIGESSSQYIFNWFFRKENSYDVVVTYLLNAGSSRNPFSASFFKSFNLPYKID; translated from the coding sequence ATGGACAGCATCATTAAAATCCTTAGAAGCCGAAATGTAATAGTTGCATTGGTAATTATTCTTTTATTGGCAATAGCATATTTTGGCGGTTCAATTTTTGGAATGTCAATGGTATTCCGGATAGGAATCGGAATATTCTTCATTATGGTTGTAATAATATTTTTGTTGTACAATCGAATGAAGGAAGTTCAAAAAGCTGGAAAGATTGAGCAATCAATAAATGCTTCAGCAGATGCAAATATGCAGAACTTAAGTCCTGAAAAAAAAGCCGAGATAGAGCAGTTTAAAAAACAGTTAGAAGCGGCAATAACCTCGTTAAAGAATTCAAAAATCGGGAAAGGTAAAACTGGCAAAGCTGCATTATACGCCCTACCCTGGTATATGATTATTGGTCCATCTGCTGCCGGTAAAACAACAGCTATACAAAACTCCGGTCTGGAATTTCCATTTGGCAAAGAAGGATTTAGAGGTGTAGGTGGTACAAGAAATTGTGATTGGTTTTTTTCTACTAAAGGAATTTTTCTTGATACTGCCGGCAGATATATTTCACAAACAGAAGACCGATCTGAATGGCTTGCATTTTTAGATGTATTAAAAAAGAATAGACGCAAAAAACCCATCAACGGTGTAATAATTGCTCTTAATGTTGATGAAATAATTAATGCTGATAAGGAACAGCTTAATGAACATGCATCCAATATGCGGCAGAGAATAGATGAACTAATCCAAAACCTGGGAGTAAATTTTCCAGTTTATTTTATCTTTACCAAGTGCGATTTAATTCAGGGATTTGTGGAATATTTCGGAGACTTTAGTGAGATAGAACGCTCACAAATTTGGGGTGCTACTTTTCCTAGTGAACAACTAAACCAAAATGTAAAAGATTTATTTGAAATTGAGTTTAATAAACTTACGGAAAAACTTTTTGAAATTCGAACAATCCGGCTGAGCGGACCTTTGAAAAGAGAACAGCGTCGCAAAGTTTTTTTATTCCCTTTCCAATATAAATCCCTTCAACAAAAGTTAACTCACCTGATTAGTGAAGTTTTTCAGCATAATCCGTATCAGGATAATCCAATATTCCGTGGATTTTATTTTACCAGCGGTACTCAGGAAGGTGTTCCATTAGATCTTGCAATAAAACAAATTGCTAAACAATTTAATCTTCCTGAACCAACAAAAGAATCCACAGAAGATGCGGAAGAAATTGTTGAAACAAAAAATTATTTCATAAAAGATTTATTGAATGATGTTGTAATCGGTGACCAAAATTACATTGCAGGACAAACTTCCGGCTTTACTAAAAAATTGAACACATTAAAGCTAGTAGTTGTAATATCTTCCATCTTGTTTCTTTCACTGTTTAGTTTGTTCACATATGTTGGATTTAGTGGCAGCACTAATGCCTTGGATAAAATTTCCAGCACAGCAAATACCTTTAAATCTATTAATTGGAATGGAAATCTCTTAACTAATTTTAAGGAAACAGAAAATCTACGGTCAACCATTGAAAACATAGAAAATGGAAATGCGGTTGAATCATTTGTAAGCTTTGGAATGGATAGGAGTGATAGAACTAAAAAATTGTTAGAGAACTTATATATAACTAAAACAGAATATTTCTTTAATGAAAATATTTTTAAAGAGATTGAAAGAGTACTTAATATTTTTGCTAATGGTCAGGATTACTCAGGTGAGGATATTTACAATTATTTGAAAGCATATATGCTGCTTGGCAATGAACGTATAAAATTAGATACAACTGAACATAAGTTTTTAGTTAATGTATTCTCAAAAATTTTAGAATCACACTATATAAATCCAAATACACTTGCTTCATCAACAGACAAAGATTCATTAAAACATCTTTTCAGAAATTACATTTCATTCATTGTTAAAAGACTTAATGATAAAGCTGTTTATCCCGAAAGGAATGATAATGTATTGATAAGCTTAGTAAGAAGCAGAATTCAATATCAACCAAATGCAGAAAATTTATATGCCCGGTTAAAGCAGAAAGGTACAAACCAATTTTCTAATGATCTTACACTTGAGCAAGTAATCGGTGGAAGATTTTCCAGTTTGATGAAGACCGATTTAAAAATACCACATATTTTTACTGCCGATGGCTGGAAGAATTATATGCAGGAAGCAATCATAAATGAAAGTAAGAATCCAGGGCAGGAAGATTGGGTAATGGGAGATCAACAGATAAAACCAACAAAAGAACTTAACAGCGAAGATGTTAGAAATGAATTATTGTTAATGTACTTGAACGATTATAAACAAGCCTGGGTTCAATTTCTTCAAAGTATCCAGTTCGGCGATTTTGAATCTGTTCCTTTGGCTGCAAATAGTTTAAAGATATTAAGTGACCCAGTGGGATCTCCGCTAGTATTAATTTTAAAAACTTTTGCTACTCAATTACAGGTAATTGTAGATATTCAATCTCCGCAGGATACAACTCAAAACAAAAAAAATTCAGCAAATTCAGGTTCAACAAATCCCAATCTTGCAGAAATTAATAAATACAGAAAATTAATTTTAGCTCCGGATGGTTCTGCCAGCAATGATTTGAATGCAATTATTGCTCAATATGGTAATATCGGTGGAGTAATTGAATCGATTAAAGATGCGCAGGATTTAACCAAAGATTATGCTGTTAAAGTATTAAGCCAGCGCGCTGTGGAATTACCTACTGCGCTTCAATCAATTAAAGGTGCGTTATTTAGTACACCAGCGCTCCAGGGACTTTTTACCGATCCGGTTAAACTTACCTGGCGGGCTATACTTTCGGATGCTTCGCTTTATATTAATGAGCAGTGGAAAACAAAAGTTTATGATGTGTTTAACAAAACTATGGCTAACTCATTTCCATTTAAAAAATCTAACAATGATGTTCCAATTCAGGATTTCAAAGATTTCTTTAAACCTCAGGGCGGCATACTTTGGAGTTTTTTCAATGATGAATTAAGCTCATTCATAAATAAAGAAAGATGGAAAGTTAATTTGTGGGAAAACGAAGGAATAAATATTTCCAATGAATTGTTAGCTGCCTATAAAAGAGCGGATGATATAAGCGCCACATTATTTAAAAGCGGTGATTTAAATATTTCGTTCAAATTAAAACCGCAGCTTCCTGATTCTAAACCAATCGTTACTCCTAAGCCGGTTGTTGAACAAGTTTATCTTAATCTTGATAACGTTGAGAATTATTATAAAATGGGTGCTTCTTTCTGGACAGATTATTCCTGGCCCGGAAGCAAAGGAACTCCAACGGCTAAAATGAATATATCAATCCGCGGTTATGGAACAAGTGATTCAAAAGCCTATGATGGAGAATGGTCTTTGTTCAGGTTGCTGAATGAAGCTTCAGCATCTATTGGAGAATCATCCTCCCAGTATATTTTTAACTGGTTCTTTAGAAAAGAGAATTCTTACGATGTTGTTGTTACCTACTTATTAAATGCGGGAAGTTCAAGAAATCCTTTTTCTGCAAGTTTCTTTAAATCTTTTAATCTGCCGTATAAAATTGATTGA
- the icmH gene encoding type IVB secretion system protein IcmH/DotU, giving the protein MNSVQQVQSSQKRKPLSDVASDCLILILQLRATNNYGNANSIKTKVTEMFDDFERNGRSSGYENEKIQQAKFALVALLDETIISSSWDQKSEWLSEPLQLKLFDTFNAGEEFFNNINSLRQRTTGNKDVLEIYYLCLVLGFKGKYQLQSPENLRRVINDLNIELHPDMYNAIDTISPNGKAKDDVIQYAKGGLPLWVYPVGAIVISTIFYAIMAMSVSGKADSVVQILNKLL; this is encoded by the coding sequence ATGAATTCAGTTCAGCAAGTACAATCAAGCCAAAAACGCAAACCTCTTTCAGACGTAGCTTCTGATTGTTTGATTCTTATTCTTCAATTGAGAGCAACAAATAATTATGGTAATGCAAATTCCATCAAAACAAAAGTAACTGAAATGTTTGATGACTTTGAACGAAATGGAAGAAGCTCCGGATACGAAAATGAAAAAATACAGCAGGCTAAATTTGCATTGGTTGCCTTACTTGATGAAACAATAATCAGTTCTTCCTGGGACCAAAAGAGCGAATGGCTATCTGAACCACTTCAATTAAAACTTTTTGATACTTTTAATGCAGGTGAAGAATTTTTTAATAATATAAATTCGCTTAGACAAAGAACTACTGGCAACAAAGATGTCTTAGAAATTTACTACCTCTGCCTGGTTCTTGGCTTTAAGGGAAAGTACCAGCTTCAATCTCCAGAAAATTTGAGACGGGTAATAAATGATTTGAATATAGAACTTCATCCGGATATGTATAACGCCATTGATACAATTTCCCCAAATGGAAAAGCAAAAGATGATGTAATTCAATATGCTAAAGGAGGTTTACCACTTTGGGTGTATCCGGTTGGTGCTATCGTAATCTCAACAATATTTTATGCGATAATGGCAATGTCTGTTTCTGGTAAAGCTGATAGTGTTGTGCAAATATTAAATAAGCTGCTTTAA
- the tssK gene encoding type VI secretion system baseplate subunit TssK gives MKLQKVIWFEGMKLDPHHFQQADRYNQYYTNTKLGYLNPNYWGFKEIQIDLAALSGGSFGLVACSGIMPDGLVFDIPNNDPVPKSRSFADSFSATSEKLDVYLTIPIEKLTGNNCQLSESANSQSSRFILQNMELLDYNTGVNMRTVGVVKPNFQFKFGEESLDDFSVIKIGEIVRSSDGKFNMDANYIAPVISITASEVLQSFIREILGALVSKSKELRSQASIQKPELSLTQVEILLMLLSVNTYIPLLNYYHSSRHIHPENLYTLFLNLAGQLSTYSNLGLKTGEFPMYDHNHLTEVFKLLIDEINAMLNVQKTVSRRDVIIPLRKQADTLFVGQLSPIQMNAQFFLTVQGEMSEKKIISELSKNIKISSYEEIFAVHQAGIQGVSIEYVARPPAGISINEKAHYFKINKEGRFWDKIIAKNNIAFFIAAEFKSLQMELVLLMPGG, from the coding sequence ATGAAATTACAGAAGGTTATCTGGTTCGAAGGAATGAAATTAGATCCGCATCATTTTCAACAGGCGGATAGATACAATCAATATTACACAAATACAAAACTTGGGTACTTAAATCCAAATTATTGGGGCTTTAAAGAAATTCAAATTGATTTGGCAGCACTGTCCGGTGGTTCATTTGGGCTTGTTGCATGCAGTGGAATAATGCCCGACGGGTTAGTATTTGATATTCCGAACAACGATCCAGTACCAAAAAGCAGGAGCTTTGCTGATTCCTTCTCAGCTACTTCGGAAAAATTAGATGTCTATTTGACAATTCCCATAGAAAAATTAACTGGAAATAACTGCCAGTTATCAGAATCTGCAAACTCCCAAAGTTCACGCTTCATATTGCAGAACATGGAATTACTTGATTATAATACCGGCGTAAATATGCGCACAGTTGGAGTTGTTAAACCAAATTTCCAATTCAAATTTGGCGAAGAATCATTAGATGATTTTAGTGTAATAAAAATTGGTGAAATAGTAAGGAGTTCTGATGGTAAATTTAATATGGATGCAAATTATATCGCTCCGGTAATTTCAATTACTGCATCAGAAGTTTTGCAAAGTTTTATCAGAGAAATTTTAGGCGCTTTGGTTTCCAAAAGTAAAGAATTGCGGAGCCAGGCAAGTATTCAGAAACCTGAATTGTCTTTAACTCAGGTAGAAATATTATTAATGCTTCTTTCGGTTAATACTTACATTCCTTTACTAAATTATTATCATTCTTCGCGTCATATTCATCCGGAAAATCTTTATACATTATTTTTAAATCTTGCTGGTCAGCTTTCCACATATTCAAATTTAGGATTGAAGACCGGGGAATTTCCAATGTATGATCATAATCATTTAACTGAGGTTTTTAAACTTTTGATTGATGAGATTAATGCAATGTTAAATGTTCAGAAAACTGTTTCCAGACGTGATGTAATTATTCCTTTAAGAAAACAGGCAGATACTTTATTTGTTGGACAGCTATCGCCTATTCAAATGAATGCTCAATTTTTCCTAACCGTGCAAGGTGAAATGTCAGAAAAGAAAATAATTTCCGAGTTATCAAAAAATATTAAGATATCCTCGTACGAAGAAATTTTTGCTGTTCATCAGGCTGGTATTCAGGGTGTATCAATTGAGTATGTAGCGCGTCCACCGGCTGGGATTTCCATAAATGAAAAAGCGCATTACTTTAAAATCAATAAGGAAGGTAGATTCTGGGATAAAATTATTGCCAAAAATAATATCGCCTTCTTTATTGCAGCGGAATTTAAATCTCTGCAAATGGAGTTAGTTCTGCTAATGCCTGGGGGATAA